A stretch of DNA from Mesorhizobium onobrychidis:
TGTCGGACGGGGCGCTGCCGCATATGTCGGTGCGCGAGGGCAGGATTTGCGGCGTGCCGACAAGGCTGTTCCGCATGTCGTTCACCGGCGAGCGCGGCTTCGAGGTCAACGTGCCGGCCGACTACGGCCAGGCCGTCTGGGAAGCGCTGTGGGCCGAGGGCCAGAAGCATGGCGCCGGCGCCTACGGCACCGAGGCGATGCACGTGCTGCGTGCCGAAAAGGGCTACATCATCGTCGGCCAGGACACCGACGGCACGGTGACGCCTGGTGATGCCGGGCTCGACTGGGCGGTCGGCAAGAAGAAGACCGATTTCGTCGGCATTCGCGGCATGGCGCGGCCGGATCTTGTCGCCAAGGGCCGCAAGCAGCTGGTCGGCCTGAAGACCAAAGACCCTAAGGTGGTGCTGGAAGAAGGCGCGCAGATCGTCGGCGATCCGGAGCAGGCGATCCCGATGACCATGATCGGCCATGTCACCTCGAGCTACTGGTCGGAAAATTGCGGTCGCTCGATCGCGCTGGCCCTGGTTGCCGGCGGCCGCGACCGGATGGGTGAGACGCTTTACGTGCCGATGCCCAACGGGACGATCGAGGTGGAGGTCACCGGCATGGTGTTCTTCGACGAGAAGGGGGAGCGCCTCAATGGCTAAGGCTGCCGCGAAGAAATCTGCAGCCGCTGCGCCGTCGGTCGAACGCCGGCCGGTTCTCGCCGGTCAGGAGCTTTCCGCAACCGGCGTCGCACTTGCTGTGCTGCCACCGGCGGAGCGCATTTCGCTGCGCGCGCCGGACGCCTCAGTCGCGGCGCTTTCGAAGTCGCTCGGCGTGAGCCTGCCGCGAAAGCCCAAAACTTCGGCGGCGAAGGCCGGGCGCACGGCGTTGTGGCTTGGGCCAGACGAATGGCTGGTCATCGATGAGGTGGGAAGAGACCCGCTCGCCGACTGCGCCGAGGTGACAGTGCTGCATTCTGCGGTCGGCATCTCGCATCGCAACGTCGCCATATCGGTCACCGGCCCGGCAGCGGCGGTGACGATCAATTCAGGCTGTCCGCAGGATCTGTCGCTCGACGCCTTTCCGGTAGGCGCGGCGTCGCGCACCATTCTGGGCAAGGTCGAAATCGTGCTGCTGCGCACCGCGACCGACGCCTTCCGCGTTGAATGCTGGCGTTCCTTTTCCGATTATGTCTTTACTTTCCTGTCGGAGGCGGCAGGCGACGCAGCGGCTTAGGAATACTCGCTCGCTCGGCCGTTGCCGGAGCAAGTCGAGGGAGCCGGAGCAAGCCGAGGGAGAATGTCGATGCCGTCGAAATCCGCGCCGAATCCACCGGTCCAGAAGACGCCGGCCGTGCGCTCGTTCGAACACGAGCAGCACGACGAACCAAACATTGAAGAGGAGCTCGAGGAAGGGCTCGAGGACACGTTTCCGGCCAGCGATCCTGTGTCG
This window harbors:
- a CDS encoding sarcosine oxidase subunit gamma, yielding MAKAAAKKSAAAAPSVERRPVLAGQELSATGVALAVLPPAERISLRAPDASVAALSKSLGVSLPRKPKTSAAKAGRTALWLGPDEWLVIDEVGRDPLADCAEVTVLHSAVGISHRNVAISVTGPAAAVTINSGCPQDLSLDAFPVGAASRTILGKVEIVLLRTATDAFRVECWRSFSDYVFTFLSEAAGDAAA